In the Victivallis sp. Marseille-Q1083 genome, one interval contains:
- a CDS encoding bi-domain-containing oxidoreductase, whose translation MKQIIQSFKTGELWLAEVPVPLCKKNGVLMQNQISFVSAGTERMLVDFAQKNIIGKALQMPDQVKKVLRKMKTEGIFNTWEKVKTKLDQPIPLGYSCAGIVLEVGSRVPGLQAGDRVACGGAGFANHAEFNYVPRNLVVKIPDSVSFEDASCATVGSIALQGVRQCDLKLGESACVIGLGLLGILAVQMLKAAGCKVIGFDPNPQRCTLAVSCGADLAVHANLADAALEFSDGYGVDAVLITAATKSDEPVTVAGEICRQKGKVVVTGLVGMDIPRDQYYKKELDFKLSLSYGPGRYDPVYEDNGIDYPYGLVRWTEQRNMKAFLDLVAMGKLAPGKLITHRFLFDEALQAYDLLLGKVTEPYLGIVLRYSEVIDRQPAATIQCNSPKTTAPEAPVIGFIGCGNFTKGVLLPALKKCDAVRWRGLCTASGMNCGETAQKEGFEIATTDVDAILKDEQINTVFITTRHDTHAEYVCRALQAGKHVFVEKPLAIHPEELTEIQTACANHPGRVMVGFNRRFSPHAVLLKKYFADRTSPMLISYRVNAGIVPKDSWLQDPDTGGGRLIGEGCHFIDFCTFLIGKKVTAVQAMCFGTANAAITAEDNISCNLLYEDGSVANLIYVAEGSGELAKERCEIHADSSSAIMDNFCLTTCSGKLGERRLKTSQQKGFVEELTHFLEAIRHDGPAPIPLQELFNTTEAAFAILRSLRSGTNIVLS comes from the coding sequence ATGAAACAAATCATTCAATCCTTTAAAACAGGGGAACTTTGGTTGGCAGAAGTCCCTGTCCCGCTTTGTAAAAAAAATGGTGTTCTGATGCAGAACCAGATTTCGTTCGTTTCGGCTGGAACGGAGCGAATGCTGGTCGATTTTGCTCAGAAAAATATTATCGGCAAAGCATTGCAAATGCCGGATCAGGTAAAAAAAGTCCTTCGCAAGATGAAAACGGAGGGAATTTTCAATACTTGGGAGAAAGTCAAAACCAAACTGGATCAACCCATTCCCCTGGGTTACTCCTGTGCTGGAATTGTTCTGGAAGTCGGCAGCCGGGTCCCCGGCTTGCAGGCCGGCGACCGGGTTGCCTGCGGCGGCGCCGGGTTTGCCAATCATGCCGAATTCAATTATGTACCCCGCAATCTGGTCGTGAAAATTCCGGATTCTGTTTCTTTTGAGGACGCGTCCTGCGCTACGGTAGGAAGTATTGCACTGCAGGGAGTCCGGCAATGCGATTTGAAGCTGGGAGAATCGGCGTGCGTCATCGGTTTGGGATTACTCGGCATCTTGGCCGTCCAAATGTTGAAAGCTGCCGGCTGTAAAGTGATCGGATTCGATCCCAATCCGCAACGTTGTACCCTGGCGGTGAGCTGCGGAGCGGATTTGGCTGTTCATGCCAATCTGGCTGATGCCGCCTTGGAATTTTCCGATGGCTATGGCGTTGATGCAGTTTTGATCACAGCCGCAACCAAGTCGGACGAACCGGTGACCGTGGCGGGTGAAATCTGCCGCCAGAAAGGCAAAGTTGTGGTTACTGGTCTGGTGGGAATGGATATTCCACGCGACCAATATTACAAAAAGGAACTGGATTTCAAATTGAGTCTTTCCTATGGTCCCGGGCGTTACGATCCGGTTTATGAAGACAACGGTATCGATTATCCTTATGGGCTGGTTCGCTGGACAGAGCAGCGCAATATGAAAGCATTTCTGGATCTGGTTGCCATGGGGAAATTAGCACCCGGCAAATTAATCACCCACCGTTTTTTGTTTGACGAAGCCTTGCAGGCTTACGATCTTTTGCTGGGAAAGGTAACGGAACCTTATCTCGGAATTGTTTTACGATATTCCGAAGTCATTGATCGGCAGCCGGCAGCTACCATTCAGTGCAATTCACCAAAGACAACCGCGCCCGAAGCGCCGGTGATCGGTTTTATCGGTTGCGGCAATTTCACCAAAGGTGTTTTGTTGCCGGCCCTGAAAAAATGTGATGCGGTTCGCTGGCGCGGACTTTGTACCGCCAGTGGGATGAACTGTGGTGAAACCGCCCAAAAAGAAGGGTTTGAAATTGCCACCACCGATGTCGATGCCATTCTGAAGGATGAGCAGATCAATACGGTTTTTATAACCACCCGGCATGATACCCATGCGGAATATGTCTGCCGCGCCTTGCAGGCGGGAAAGCATGTCTTTGTCGAAAAACCTTTGGCCATTCATCCGGAAGAATTGACTGAGATTCAAACCGCCTGCGCGAATCATCCCGGCAGAGTGATGGTCGGTTTCAACCGTCGTTTCAGCCCCCATGCCGTGTTATTGAAAAAGTACTTTGCCGATCGTACGTCTCCAATGCTGATTTCTTATCGGGTCAATGCCGGAATTGTTCCAAAAGATAGCTGGCTGCAGGATCCGGATACCGGCGGCGGTCGTTTGATTGGCGAAGGGTGCCATTTTATCGATTTCTGCACTTTTCTGATCGGTAAAAAGGTTACAGCGGTGCAAGCGATGTGTTTTGGCACAGCCAATGCGGCAATTACGGCGGAAGACAATATCTCCTGCAATTTACTTTATGAAGATGGATCGGTTGCCAATCTTATTTATGTTGCGGAAGGCAGTGGAGAATTGGCGAAAGAACGCTGTGAAATTCATGCGGATTCTTCCAGCGCGATTATGGACAATTTCTGCCTGACAACCTGCAGCGGCAAGTTGGGGGAGCGGCGATTGAAAACATCGCAACAAAAAGGATTTGTGGAGGAATTAACACATTTTCTTGAGGCAATTCGCCACGACGGTCCGGCCCCTATCCCGCTGCAGGAGTTATTCAATACGACCGAAGCTGCTTTCGCGATTCTCCGCTCTCTGCGCTCCGGCACCAACATTGTTCTTTCGTAA
- a CDS encoding polysaccharide pyruvyl transferase family protein — MKKSINIFVPEWVPLANKGEEAIVLGMADVLFPEQKVTIHLLDMKADHVYEKDGIIVYPGRWFYADWRSREFGFGLSWERFYSSCCSLLRNVLNRITPNWVNKPQYPLKAIEKSLVRFHQGEKASSSKEHALYQIFQCDYIIGGHNGGLNEYVCHTLSLLKKYGHHFGIFGSSLKPKLKEGPVCKIFRDTLSLADFIYVRNPIAKKWAEHYMPEIPVNLCPDPAFGMYPNDSITVDEILRENKLDNFINTKLIAMTVCEPAPIARNCFSIYSSPNRKLKEHRLLLGQLVKHILETTDANILFLPHAIGPEKALDDRFVASEILKTISFDSSRVAVLRADLNGRILKQLIGYSSLLVAERIHSIIGSVKVNTPFFSIGVKADSRIIGIVKDMLKAEENIYYLENPDIQSLIDKFDELWQNLPAIREKQTIINEEILAWLTKAADEIRQIIDTRIRSVDEKYSL; from the coding sequence ATGAAAAAGAGTATTAATATTTTTGTACCGGAATGGGTGCCGCTGGCCAACAAGGGAGAAGAAGCCATTGTGCTTGGAATGGCAGATGTGCTTTTTCCGGAGCAGAAAGTCACCATACATTTATTAGATATGAAAGCAGATCACGTCTACGAAAAAGATGGTATTATCGTTTATCCTGGGAGATGGTTTTACGCTGATTGGCGATCTCGGGAGTTCGGATTTGGATTGTCATGGGAACGTTTTTATTCTTCCTGTTGTTCACTATTGCGTAATGTCTTAAATCGTATAACCCCCAATTGGGTTAATAAGCCGCAATATCCATTGAAAGCCATTGAGAAATCGTTAGTCAGGTTTCACCAGGGCGAAAAAGCCTCTTCTTCCAAGGAACATGCTCTTTATCAAATTTTTCAATGTGATTATATTATTGGTGGGCATAATGGCGGCTTGAATGAATATGTCTGTCATACGTTAAGTTTACTGAAAAAATATGGTCATCATTTTGGAATCTTTGGCAGTTCATTGAAACCTAAATTAAAAGAAGGGCCTGTTTGTAAAATTTTTCGGGATACACTGTCTCTGGCAGATTTTATTTATGTTCGTAATCCCATTGCTAAAAAATGGGCTGAGCATTATATGCCAGAGATACCTGTAAATTTATGCCCAGATCCAGCTTTTGGAATGTATCCCAATGATTCAATTACTGTTGATGAAATCCTCAGAGAAAATAAACTCGATAATTTTATCAATACCAAACTGATTGCAATGACAGTCTGCGAACCTGCTCCCATCGCTAGAAATTGTTTTTCAATTTATTCTAGCCCAAATAGAAAGCTAAAGGAACATCGTTTGCTACTAGGGCAATTAGTGAAGCACATTTTGGAAACCACTGACGCAAATATTTTATTTTTACCACATGCAATAGGACCAGAAAAAGCATTGGATGATCGATTTGTCGCATCTGAAATATTGAAAACAATTTCTTTTGATTCCTCAAGAGTCGCTGTGTTGCGTGCAGATTTGAATGGACGAATTTTGAAACAGTTGATTGGTTATTCTAGTTTATTAGTTGCTGAACGTATTCATTCAATTATAGGCAGTGTAAAAGTAAATACTCCATTTTTTAGTATTGGAGTAAAAGCAGATTCCAGAATTATCGGAATTGTAAAAGATATGTTGAAAGCTGAAGAAAATATTTATTATTTGGAGAATCCAGATATCCAATCTTTAATTGACAAGTTTGATGAGCTTTGGCAGAATTTGCCTGCAATTCGGGAAAAGCAGACGATCATTAATGAGGAAATTTTAGCTTGGTTAACAAAAGCTGCAGATGAGATTCGCCAAATTATTGATACCCGTATAAGATCTGTTGATGAAAAATATTCTTTATAA
- a CDS encoding glycosyltransferase encodes MKNILYNFLPIGGGGGLQNALSFLQNLPDPQSSTILVRKNSSLEVLGNSIGTKVLKAPNTPLKRIIFEINAKKLAQEYSIIFSIFGTPFLNSHPYFLNINGFAVSNLLYPEIDFWKFCSRSERIKHEIIDFYRRKMYRQADFWIFETDILRQRAVDLFQFPEAHTAVVKMAPSSLVSPQKIELELCAEFEKKIGTGKFRFLFLNGANPNKRIHLLPSLAKTLYNQGVTDFIFITTLPLQHSYTLAVKRHFYDINMQNHWCNIGPVAQSHVASLIACSDVMCTFSVLESFSNNFVEAWKMSKPLIVTNSDWAKASCKGSALYLDPEQTDAAAEILKMVYNQPGLRQRMILAGEKILKEYPTSMAKNQYYLEAIKKACELGKLSQAERKKITL; translated from the coding sequence ATGAAAAATATTCTTTATAATTTCTTACCGATTGGCGGCGGAGGGGGATTGCAAAATGCATTGAGTTTTTTGCAAAATCTTCCTGACCCACAATCTTCAACCATATTGGTAAGAAAGAATTCATCTCTGGAGGTATTAGGAAATTCAATCGGGACGAAAGTATTGAAGGCTCCGAATACTCCGTTAAAGCGAATTATCTTTGAGATAAATGCAAAAAAATTAGCACAAGAATATTCAATTATATTTTCTATATTCGGAACGCCATTTCTCAATAGTCACCCATATTTTTTAAATATCAATGGTTTTGCGGTTTCTAACTTGCTTTATCCAGAAATTGATTTTTGGAAATTCTGTTCCCGTAGTGAACGAATCAAGCATGAAATAATTGATTTCTATCGCCGCAAGATGTATCGTCAAGCTGATTTTTGGATTTTTGAAACTGATATTCTCCGGCAAAGAGCAGTAGATTTATTCCAGTTTCCAGAGGCACATACTGCTGTTGTAAAAATGGCGCCAAGTTCTCTGGTCAGCCCTCAGAAAATCGAATTGGAGTTATGTGCAGAGTTTGAAAAAAAAATTGGGACAGGAAAATTCCGTTTTTTATTTCTGAATGGAGCCAATCCCAATAAAAGGATTCATTTATTACCTAGCTTAGCAAAAACACTATATAATCAAGGAGTTACGGATTTTATCTTTATTACGACTTTACCATTGCAACATAGTTATACTTTAGCTGTCAAACGACATTTTTACGATATTAACATGCAAAATCATTGGTGCAATATTGGACCGGTTGCTCAAAGTCACGTGGCTTCGTTAATTGCCTGCAGTGATGTCATGTGTACATTTAGCGTTCTGGAGAGTTTCAGTAATAATTTTGTAGAAGCCTGGAAGATGAGCAAACCGCTGATTGTCACAAACAGTGATTGGGCAAAAGCCAGTTGTAAAGGCAGTGCTCTTTATCTGGATCCAGAACAGACAGATGCGGCCGCGGAAATATTGAAAATGGTTTACAATCAACCCGGTCTACGTCAAAGGATGATTTTGGCCGGAGAGAAAATTCTCAAAGAATATCCGACCTCAATGGCAAAAAATCAATATTATCTAGAAGCAATTAAAAAAGCCTGTGAATTGGGAAAACTCTCTCAAGCTGAACGTAAGAAAATTACTCTATGA
- the wecB gene encoding non-hydrolyzing UDP-N-acetylglucosamine 2-epimerase has product MKKVMLVFGTRPEAIKMAPLVKAFQERPKQFETVVCVTGQHREMLDQVLHLFEITPDYDLNIMKSGQDLYDVTSRVLLGMREVLLQAKPDVVLVHGDTTTSTAAALAAFYQRIPVGHVEAGLRTHNIYSPWPEEMNRQLTGRIAGYHFAPTPLSKQNLLAEGVTDEKIFVTGNTVIDALHWVTNKLNQSKEMQTGLSGVLRQAGYDVNRLTAGKRLVLITGHRRENFGNGFIVMCSAIKLLNQLYPEVDFVYPMHLNPNVRQPIHEVFGKEPPANMFFIEPLDYLPFVYLMEKSFLVLTDSGGIQEEAPGLGKPVLVMRDTTERPEALEAGTVKLVGTDFDKIVSEVSRLLNEPDYYRSMSQAVNPYGDGLACGRIAEILSNKTE; this is encoded by the coding sequence GGAACGCGCCCCGAAGCGATCAAAATGGCGCCGCTGGTCAAAGCTTTTCAGGAAAGGCCGAAACAATTTGAAACGGTCGTCTGTGTCACCGGCCAGCACCGCGAGATGCTGGATCAGGTGTTGCATCTGTTCGAAATCACGCCGGATTATGATTTGAACATCATGAAATCCGGCCAGGATCTGTACGATGTCACCAGCCGGGTGCTGCTCGGAATGCGCGAGGTGCTGTTACAGGCCAAACCGGATGTGGTGCTGGTGCACGGCGATACGACGACTTCGACGGCGGCGGCTCTGGCGGCGTTTTACCAGCGGATTCCGGTGGGACATGTGGAAGCCGGTTTGCGGACCCACAACATCTACAGTCCATGGCCGGAAGAGATGAATCGTCAGTTGACCGGGCGGATCGCCGGCTATCACTTTGCGCCGACGCCGCTGAGCAAGCAGAATCTGCTGGCCGAAGGCGTAACGGATGAAAAGATTTTCGTCACCGGCAATACGGTGATCGACGCGCTGCATTGGGTGACGAACAAGTTGAATCAATCGAAAGAGATGCAGACCGGCTTGTCAGGGGTGTTGCGGCAGGCCGGTTATGACGTCAACCGGCTGACGGCCGGCAAACGGCTGGTACTGATCACCGGTCACCGGCGTGAGAATTTCGGCAATGGCTTCATCGTGATGTGTTCGGCAATCAAACTGTTGAATCAACTGTACCCGGAGGTCGATTTCGTCTATCCGATGCACCTGAATCCAAATGTGCGCCAGCCGATTCATGAAGTATTCGGCAAGGAGCCGCCGGCAAATATGTTCTTCATCGAGCCGCTGGATTATCTGCCGTTCGTCTACCTGATGGAAAAAAGTTTTCTGGTACTGACCGATTCCGGCGGCATTCAGGAAGAAGCGCCGGGCCTGGGCAAACCGGTTCTGGTAATGCGCGACACCACCGAGCGTCCGGAAGCATTGGAAGCCGGGACGGTGAAGCTGGTCGGCACCGATTTCGATAAAATCGTCAGTGAAGTATCGCGTCTTCTGAATGAGCCGGATTACTACCGAAGCATGAGCCAGGCCGTCAATCCCTACGGCGACGGCTTGGCTTGCGGAAGAATTGCTGAAATTTTGAGTAACAAAACCGAGTAA
- a CDS encoding acyltransferase: MKYSLTVCWETLMQCIFLLPRFRLCNSFKSHFLRIHGAKIGRRVVFYPGVFITMGRGARLEIGDEVDLALGVLITAKGGVKIGNRVLIGYRTQILSANHKIPICPERIFDAGHICKSVEIADDVWIGANAMILPGVKIGEGAVIAAGAVVTKNVPAYAIVGGVPAKILKMRN; this comes from the coding sequence ATGAAATATAGCTTGACCGTCTGCTGGGAAACATTGATGCAATGCATTTTCTTACTGCCTCGTTTCCGGCTTTGCAATTCCTTTAAAAGTCATTTTCTCCGGATACATGGGGCGAAAATTGGTCGTCGTGTAGTTTTTTATCCTGGGGTTTTTATTACGATGGGCCGGGGAGCTAGATTAGAAATTGGAGATGAGGTAGATCTTGCTTTGGGCGTATTGATAACAGCCAAAGGTGGAGTAAAAATCGGTAATCGGGTTTTGATTGGATATCGAACTCAAATTCTTTCTGCTAACCACAAAATTCCTATTTGTCCAGAACGTATTTTTGATGCTGGGCATATTTGTAAATCTGTTGAAATTGCCGATGATGTCTGGATTGGTGCCAATGCAATGATTCTCCCCGGTGTTAAAATTGGTGAAGGTGCGGTTATTGCCGCAGGAGCGGTGGTAACGAAAAATGTTCCAGCTTATGCAATTGTCGGTGGAGTTCCAGCTAAGATTTTGAAAATGAGAAATTAA
- a CDS encoding O-antigen ligase → MCNSLLILSLALAPVLWFGSFGKIIIVKYLLISLIGLINIRYIFNKKNTVNNIIFIVFFLLFILLMLRQYGNDLNSYVHLIISLLISYLFFLIGFCKNISINSIKSIYYIVFLLCSIIICNALFDIPSWRIPNDLYFDIYEQQAYSPPLYVTGFGIGRTGWSTGLSQFIGLSLIFFNKPPSGIKGYIKVIILVSPIVIVQLLSGGRGGIVASWIAILFILFINSKNGLKSIIISLVITCILGYIIWDNQSFFRLDNSDISSNRLEQYQIFLTYFQLDNILLGLGVNAYQNMGFVYNFHNTWVRLLFETGLWGMGYSFIIFLIIYKAFINNKSLYDKRFFFIFPCLIAGFISSLFEPTPIFTGLTWQFWWFCAGLAMRYSYNDIFNLKQKEYMLSKLNNKD, encoded by the coding sequence ATGTGTAACAGTTTATTAATATTATCATTAGCCTTAGCTCCTGTTTTATGGTTTGGGAGTTTTGGTAAAATTATCATTGTTAAATATTTATTGATTTCATTGATTGGCTTAATAAATATAAGATATATTTTTAACAAAAAAAATACAGTTAATAATATTATATTTATTGTATTTTTCTTGTTATTTATATTATTAATGCTGCGTCAATATGGAAATGATCTTAATAGCTATGTACATTTGATTATTTCATTACTTATATCTTATCTTTTTTTTCTGATTGGATTTTGTAAAAATATTTCTATTAATAGCATAAAATCAATCTATTATATAGTATTTCTTTTATGTTCAATTATTATTTGTAATGCCTTATTTGATATTCCAAGCTGGAGGATTCCCAATGATTTATACTTTGATATCTATGAACAGCAGGCTTATTCCCCTCCTTTGTATGTTACTGGCTTTGGTATAGGAAGAACTGGCTGGTCTACCGGCCTAAGTCAATTCATTGGCCTCTCTTTAATATTCTTTAATAAACCGCCTAGTGGAATTAAGGGTTACATAAAGGTTATAATTCTTGTTTCTCCTATTGTCATAGTTCAATTGCTAAGTGGAGGGAGAGGGGGCATTGTAGCATCGTGGATTGCTATTCTTTTTATATTATTTATAAATTCAAAAAATGGGCTAAAATCTATTATTATTTCTCTTGTAATTACATGTATCCTAGGGTATATTATCTGGGATAATCAATCTTTTTTTAGACTTGATAATTCAGATATATCATCAAACCGCTTAGAGCAATATCAAATATTTTTAACATATTTTCAATTAGATAATATTTTATTGGGATTAGGAGTTAATGCATATCAAAACATGGGTTTTGTATACAATTTCCACAATACATGGGTTCGATTATTGTTTGAAACTGGTCTTTGGGGTATGGGGTATAGTTTTATTATTTTTCTTATTATTTATAAAGCTTTTATAAATAATAAATCTCTATATGATAAACGCTTTTTCTTTATATTTCCATGCCTAATAGCTGGCTTTATTTCTTCTTTATTTGAACCTACGCCAATTTTTACAGGATTGACGTGGCAATTTTGGTGGTTTTGCGCTGGATTAGCAATGCGATATAGTTATAACGATATTTTTAATTTAAAACAAAAAGAATATATGCTTAGCAAATTGAATAATAAAGATTAA
- a CDS encoding oligosaccharide flippase family protein, which produces MSFQSIDWLAFLPGPCQKIIGRIHASNYGKRISVGAFWSFSGSAIQRLLLLVSSIFCAQILGKNAYGELGMIRSTINMFVVLGAMGLGMTAAKYISEYRDKRKDRAAVIYLLTNLFGGSTGLIATSAVILLAPAIADMMNAPELIGGIRWGGVLLLFSIINGIQTGTLSGFEDFKAIAINSVWAGISEFICILIGAYYWGVIGAILGYGIGFLVLTVTNSLAIKQNLKKNAIIPDIHQLKAEDFNVIWKFSIPAMLSSLMVIPVFWYVKTLLVQQDGFGALAIFDAADQWKMIILFIPGAVARIVLPILSNIHGGGEHRTYIKVLLLNIAINAAITLFMTLLVIIGGKYIMLLYGKGFNETTPLVLLAVSTLFTSIATVVGAAIASRAKMWIGLGFNLFWGIMTVAFSYYFLRQGYGASGLAGAILLSYIIHASLQATYLFCALRQLPKNRFYNLYV; this is translated from the coding sequence ATGTCTTTTCAATCAATAGATTGGCTTGCCTTTTTACCTGGACCGTGTCAAAAGATAATTGGACGGATTCACGCATCAAATTACGGAAAAAGAATTTCTGTAGGCGCGTTCTGGTCATTTTCCGGCTCGGCAATTCAGCGTTTGCTATTACTGGTGTCAAGTATCTTCTGCGCCCAAATCCTTGGAAAAAATGCCTATGGCGAACTTGGCATGATTCGTTCCACGATTAACATGTTCGTCGTTCTCGGTGCTATGGGGTTGGGCATGACTGCCGCAAAATACATTTCCGAATATCGCGACAAACGCAAAGATCGGGCGGCGGTTATTTATCTGTTGACCAATTTATTTGGAGGCTCGACGGGCCTTATTGCAACGTCTGCGGTCATTCTTTTGGCTCCGGCGATTGCCGACATGATGAATGCGCCCGAGTTAATCGGCGGCATTCGATGGGGCGGAGTTCTCCTGCTGTTCAGCATCATAAATGGAATCCAAACCGGCACACTGTCCGGTTTCGAAGACTTTAAAGCGATCGCGATCAATTCGGTATGGGCTGGCATTTCAGAGTTCATTTGCATTTTAATTGGAGCTTATTATTGGGGTGTCATTGGTGCAATCTTGGGATACGGGATCGGTTTTCTGGTATTGACTGTTACGAATTCCCTGGCAATCAAACAAAATTTAAAAAAGAATGCGATTATCCCGGATATTCATCAGTTGAAAGCAGAGGATTTTAACGTTATCTGGAAATTCAGTATTCCGGCGATGCTTTCCAGTTTGATGGTGATTCCGGTATTCTGGTATGTCAAAACTCTGTTGGTACAGCAGGACGGTTTTGGTGCCTTGGCAATTTTTGATGCTGCCGATCAATGGAAGATGATTATTCTTTTTATTCCGGGAGCGGTAGCCAGAATTGTTCTGCCGATCTTATCGAACATTCACGGTGGTGGAGAACATCGGACTTATATCAAGGTTTTATTGCTGAATATTGCAATCAATGCTGCAATCACTCTGTTTATGACATTATTGGTGATCATCGGGGGCAAATATATCATGTTGCTCTATGGAAAAGGTTTCAATGAAACTACGCCATTGGTCCTGTTGGCTGTTTCAACGCTGTTTACTTCCATTGCGACAGTCGTTGGGGCTGCAATTGCCAGCCGGGCAAAAATGTGGATTGGATTAGGGTTCAATTTATTTTGGGGAATTATGACGGTTGCTTTTTCCTACTATTTTCTGCGTCAAGGCTATGGAGCCTCCGGCCTAGCTGGCGCAATTCTGTTAAGTTATATCATACATGCATCATTGCAAGCGACTTATTTATTCTGTGCATTGCGTCAATTGCCCAAAAATCGATTTTATAATTTATATGTGTAA
- a CDS encoding Coenzyme F420 hydrogenase/dehydrogenase, beta subunit C-terminal domain, which translates to MGASRETSIQHPDLGCFDSLGAVCAKDSDILKRASSGGAMTCLAWYLLCSNQVDGVVTTKLEIRNGCITPVTFVAKTKSELCVAQGSKYMPVPALHNLDNLLEEGKQYLFIGTPCQIAGIRMLQENKNCWANRIRFTVGNFCGGFRDLRELSSILNQLDISSKDISDFSYRGDGQPGYMTIHLRSGRQVRLGYPGYAKMTGYPVIRRCKLCVDATAELADFSCGDAWLPRFLENHESRSIVITRSSEATKIVKKMTDEKFWDFESLTAAEVIESQRTNIFSKKRRQNARRKLFSCLLQNLPAFDGGFDQGPSNIYLELKVLLSHLFFYYLQIFHLYQPVSRWLKRNKTRIEWK; encoded by the coding sequence TTGGGTGCGTCGCGGGAAACATCAATTCAACATCCTGATTTAGGATGCTTTGATTCCTTGGGTGCTGTTTGCGCCAAGGATTCGGATATTTTGAAGAGAGCGTCTTCGGGTGGAGCGATGACTTGCCTGGCCTGGTATTTATTGTGTTCGAATCAAGTGGATGGTGTTGTCACTACAAAGCTGGAAATTCGAAATGGCTGTATTACGCCGGTGACTTTTGTTGCAAAAACGAAAAGTGAATTATGTGTTGCGCAGGGATCAAAATATATGCCAGTTCCGGCATTGCATAATTTAGATAATTTATTGGAAGAAGGCAAACAGTACTTGTTCATTGGAACGCCTTGTCAGATTGCAGGAATTCGAATGCTACAAGAAAATAAAAACTGCTGGGCAAACCGTATTCGATTTACCGTAGGTAATTTTTGTGGAGGATTTAGAGACTTGCGCGAACTGAGTTCAATTCTCAATCAACTGGATATCTCTTCCAAGGATATCAGTGATTTTAGTTACCGAGGAGATGGACAACCTGGTTATATGACAATTCATTTGAGAAGTGGCCGGCAAGTTCGTCTGGGGTATCCTGGATATGCCAAAATGACTGGTTACCCTGTAATAAGACGCTGCAAGCTTTGCGTTGATGCAACGGCTGAATTAGCAGATTTTTCATGTGGCGATGCATGGTTACCGCGCTTTCTGGAAAACCACGAATCTCGTTCGATTGTAATAACTAGATCTTCTGAGGCGACTAAGATTGTAAAAAAGATGACTGATGAAAAATTTTGGGATTTTGAATCGCTTACTGCTGCGGAAGTAATCGAATCTCAGCGAACGAATATTTTTTCAAAAAAACGACGACAAAACGCAAGAAGAAAATTATTTTCTTGTCTACTGCAAAATTTGCCTGCCTTTGATGGGGGTTTTGATCAGGGACCGTCTAATATATACTTAGAGCTGAAAGTGTTATTGTCTCATTTGTTCTTTTATTACCTTCAAATATTTCATTTGTATCAACCGGTTTCAAGATGGCTGAAACGCAATAAGACTAGAATAGAGTGGAAATGA